In Haliaeetus albicilla chromosome 14, bHalAlb1.1, whole genome shotgun sequence, one genomic interval encodes:
- the LMOD2 gene encoding leiomodin-2, whose protein sequence is MSTFGYRRELSKYEDIDEDELLASLTEEELKELERELEDIEPDRNLPVGQRQKSLTEKTPTGTFSREALMAYWERETRKLLEKERLGACDKDSEQGDDNSEDIQEEYFTESNSEVSEEAYTEEDDEGEEEDEEEDEDETDEEDEEKLNAAAGERPEDGRSSDHIRHKKCNSAEDNENLLNGHDEKDTDNLSLKSSAIHPCGNPTVIEDALEKVRSNDPETTEVNLNNIENITSQMLIQFSQALRDNTVVKSFSLANTHADDNVAIAIAGMLKVNQHITSLNIESNFITGKGVLAIMRALQNNKVLTELRFHNQRHIMGSQVEMDIVKLLKENTTLVKLGYHFDLAGPRMSMTSILTRNMDKQRQKRMQEQRQQESGCDGAISPKTKVLQKGTPRSSPYVSPKSSPWSSPKLPKKAPPVKSQPPAPAPPPPPPPPPPPPPPPPPPVIPEKKAPTRNIAEVIKEQESSKKALQNGQKKKKGKKSKKQENSILKEIKDSLKSVSDRKSEEGSRPSTRPSTPQRSLHDNLMEAIRASSIKQLRRVEVPEALR, encoded by the exons ATGTCTACCTTTGGCTACAGAAGAGAGCTCAGTAAATATGAAGACATTGATGAAGATGAGCTCCTTGCTTCTCTCACTGAAGAGGagctgaaggagctggagcGGGAGCTGGAGGACATAGAGCCCGACCGTAATCTCCCGGTGGGACAACGGCAGAAGAGCCTGACGGAGAAAACACCGACGGGGACTTTCAGCCGGGAAGCGCTGATGGCCTATTGGGAGAGGGAGACCAGGAAGCTCTTAGAAAAAGAGAGATTGGGTGCGTGCGACAAG GATTCTGAGCAAGGAGATGACAATTCAGAAGACATTCAAGAAGAGTATTTCACAGAAAGCAATAGTGAAGTGTCTGAGGAGGCATATACTGAAGAGGATgatgaaggagaagaagaagatgaggaggaagatgaagatgaGACTGATgaggaggatgaggaaaagCTAAATGCTGCAGCAGGTGAGAGACCTGAGGATGGCAGGAGTTCTGACCACATCAGACACAAAAAGTGTAACAGCGCAGAGGACAATGAAAACTTACTCAATGGCCATGATGAAAAAGACACCGACAATCTGAGCTTAAAAAGCAGTGCCATCCACCCTTGTGGAAATCCAACAGTTATTGAGGATGCTTTGGAAAAAGTTAGGAGCAATGACCCTGAGACCACAGAGGTCAATCTGAACAACATTGAAAACATCACTTCACAGATGCTTATACAATTTTCTCAAGCCCTGAGGGACAACACAGTGGTTAAGTCATTCAGCTTGGCTAACACGCACGCTGATGACAATGTTGCAATAGCTATTGCTGGTATGTTAAAGGTAAATCAGCATATAACTAGTCTGAATATTGAGTCAAATTTTATCACAGGCAAAGGAGTGCTGGCCATCATGAGAGCTTTGCAGAACAACAAGGTTCTAACAGAACTGCGGTTCCACAACCAGCGGCACATCATGGGCAGCCAGGTGGAAATGGACATAGTTAAACTGTTGAAAGAGAACACCACTCTGGTCAAGCTTGGATACCACTTTGACCTTGCTGGCCCAAGAATGAGCATGACAAGTATCCTGACAAGAAATATGGATAAACAAAGGCAAAAGCGTATGCAGGAGCAGCGGCAACAAGAGTCTGGTTGTGATGGAGCCATCAGTCCAAAGACCAAAGTCTTGCAGAAAGGGACACCTCGGTCCTCACCTTATGTGTCACCTAAGAGCTCACCTTGGTCCTCTCCAAAGCTCCCTAAGAAGGCACCGCCAGTGAAAAGTCAGCCTCCAGCTCCTGCGCCTccacctccccctccacccccgcctcctcctcctcctcctcctcctcccccagttATTCCAGAGAAGAAGGCACCAACCAGGAATATAGCCGAAGTCATCAAAGAGCAAGAAAGCTCAAAAAAAGCCTTACAgaatggacagaaaaagaaaaaaggcaaaaaaagcaaaaaacaggAGAACAGCatattgaaagaaattaaagattCTCTAAAATCAGTCTCGGACAGAAAATCAGAGGAAGGTTCACGACCCTCCACCCGTCCCTCCACCCCACAAAGGTCTCTCCATGACAACCTTATGGAAGCAATTCGGGCAAGCAGCATAAAGCAATTAAGGCGG GTGGAGGTACCAGAAGCCCTTCGGTGA
- the ASB15 gene encoding ankyrin repeat and SOCS box protein 15 isoform X1 produces MIKMMEEREDLVEDLLTEYAIQLSIQESNGAKPPVSSTYNDSFVPPSEENRKIVTSIKQGQVFGLQELVKQKYALDEADERGWFPLHEAAAQPIQQILEVILDASYKTMWEYKTCDGETPLTLAAKAGFVENVRTLLEKGVWPNTTNDKGETPLLIAVRRGSFEMVSTLIKHNCSIHQPCVKRWSAMHEAAKQGRKDIVALLLKNGGNVNLKDGYGVTPLGVAAEYGHCDVLEHLLHKGGDVQALADDGASILFEAAGGGNPDCIALLLEYGGSGNVPNKAGLLPIHKAAYEGHYLALKYLIPVTSQTAIQKSGLSPVHSAADGQNSQCVELLIENGFDVNTLLAEHISCSYDDERKTALYFAVSNNDILCTEILLKAGANPNKDPLNCLLVAVRAGNHEIVRLLLSYGANVNCYFMLVNDTHFPSAIQYALNDEVMLRLLLNHGYNVEMCFDCMHQDIFGNSFVWSTPEEEILPGWTSSVIKDNPFCDFIAVPWLKHLAGKVVRVLIDYMDYVPLCTKIKFVLETQKEWTEIRQILDNPRPLKHLCRLKIRKLLGLRRLQKLSSMMKFPLPPVLKNYILYKEYDLYGKGICLE; encoded by the exons TTTTGTACCACCTAgtgaggaaaacaggaaaattgtAACATCCATAAAGCAAG gtCAAGTGTTTGGGCTCCAAGAACTTGTGAAACAGAAATATGCTTTGGATGAAGCTGATGAAAGAGGGTGGTTTCCACTACATGAGGCTGCAGCTCAGCCAATTCAGCAAATACTTGAAGTCATTTTAGATG CATCCTATAAAACAATGTGGGAATACAAAACTTGCGATGGAGAAACACCATTAACTTTGGCAGCAAAAGCCGGCTTTGTGGAAAATGTAAGAACTTTACTGGAAAAAGGTGTTTGGCCTAATACCACAAATGACAAAGGAGAAACTCCACTTCTTATCG CTGTAAGAAGGGGCTCTTTTGAAATGGTATCCACTCTGATTAAACACAACTGTAGTATCCACCAGCCATGCGTAAAACGTTGGTCAGCAATGCATGAAGCTGCAAAACAGGGACGCAAAGACATTGTTGCTCTTCTTCTGAAGAATGGTGGAAATGTGAACCTTAAAGATGGATATGGAGTGACACCATTAGGTGTTGCTGCTGAATATGGTCACTGTGATGTGCTGGAGCATCTTCTTCATAAAG GTGGAGATGTCCAGGCCTTAGCAGATGATGGTGCATCGATACTGTTtgaagcagctggaggaggtAATCCAGACTGCATAGCCCTTCTTTTGGAATACGGAGGAAGTGGCAATGTGCCTAATAAGGCAGGACTGCTTCCCATACACAAAGCGGCTTATGAGGGACATTACCT GGCCCTGAAGTATCTCATTCCGGTCACATCCCAAACCGCAATCCAGAAAAGTGGGTTAAGCCCTGTTCACTCAGCAGCAGATGGCCAGAACTCGCAGTGCGTAGAGCTTCTCATTGAAAATGGTTTTGATGTCAACACTCTCTTGGCTGAACACATTTCATGTAGTTACGATGATGAAAGGAAAACCGcactttattttgctgtttctaaCAATGACATTCTTTGCACTGAAAtactgctcaaagcaggggcaAATCCAAACAAGGATCCTTTAAACTGTCTTCTTGTGGCAGTGAGAGCTGGCAACCATGAAATTGTAAGGCTGCTCCTATCTTACGGAGCAAATGTCAATTGCTACTTTATGTTGGTTAATGATACGCATTTCCCCAGCGCCATTCAGTACGCTTTGAATGATGAGGTGATGCTGAGGCTGTTGCTCAACCACGGATATAATGTGGAGATGTGTTTTGACTGTATGCATCAAGATATCTTTGGAAATTCTTTTGTGTGGTCAACTCCAGAAGAAGAGATTCTCCCTGGGTGGACTTCTTCTGTAATAAAGGATAATCCA ttctgtgactttattGCTGTTCCTTGGTTGAAACATTTAGCAGGAAAAGTGGTTCGTGTTTTAATAGATTACATGGATTATGTTCCTCTATgcacaaaaattaaatttgtcttagaaacacagaaagaatGGACAGAGATACGTCAGATATTGG ATAATCCTCGCCCATTGAAACATCTGTGTCGTCTGAAAATACGTAAACTCTTGGGGTTAAGGAGACTCCAGAAACTGTCATCCATGATGAAGTTTCCACTTCCACCAGTTCTCAAGAACTATATCCTATATAAAGAATATGATCTGTATGGAAAAGGGATATGTTTagaatag
- the ASB15 gene encoding ankyrin repeat and SOCS box protein 15 isoform X2, whose translation MWEYKTCDGETPLTLAAKAGFVENVRTLLEKGVWPNTTNDKGETPLLIAVRRGSFEMVSTLIKHNCSIHQPCVKRWSAMHEAAKQGRKDIVALLLKNGGNVNLKDGYGVTPLGVAAEYGHCDVLEHLLHKGGDVQALADDGASILFEAAGGGNPDCIALLLEYGGSGNVPNKAGLLPIHKAAYEGHYLALKYLIPVTSQTAIQKSGLSPVHSAADGQNSQCVELLIENGFDVNTLLAEHISCSYDDERKTALYFAVSNNDILCTEILLKAGANPNKDPLNCLLVAVRAGNHEIVRLLLSYGANVNCYFMLVNDTHFPSAIQYALNDEVMLRLLLNHGYNVEMCFDCMHQDIFGNSFVWSTPEEEILPGWTSSVIKDNPFCDFIAVPWLKHLAGKVVRVLIDYMDYVPLCTKIKFVLETQKEWTEIRQILDNPRPLKHLCRLKIRKLLGLRRLQKLSSMMKFPLPPVLKNYILYKEYDLYGKGICLE comes from the exons ATGTGGGAATACAAAACTTGCGATGGAGAAACACCATTAACTTTGGCAGCAAAAGCCGGCTTTGTGGAAAATGTAAGAACTTTACTGGAAAAAGGTGTTTGGCCTAATACCACAAATGACAAAGGAGAAACTCCACTTCTTATCG CTGTAAGAAGGGGCTCTTTTGAAATGGTATCCACTCTGATTAAACACAACTGTAGTATCCACCAGCCATGCGTAAAACGTTGGTCAGCAATGCATGAAGCTGCAAAACAGGGACGCAAAGACATTGTTGCTCTTCTTCTGAAGAATGGTGGAAATGTGAACCTTAAAGATGGATATGGAGTGACACCATTAGGTGTTGCTGCTGAATATGGTCACTGTGATGTGCTGGAGCATCTTCTTCATAAAG GTGGAGATGTCCAGGCCTTAGCAGATGATGGTGCATCGATACTGTTtgaagcagctggaggaggtAATCCAGACTGCATAGCCCTTCTTTTGGAATACGGAGGAAGTGGCAATGTGCCTAATAAGGCAGGACTGCTTCCCATACACAAAGCGGCTTATGAGGGACATTACCT GGCCCTGAAGTATCTCATTCCGGTCACATCCCAAACCGCAATCCAGAAAAGTGGGTTAAGCCCTGTTCACTCAGCAGCAGATGGCCAGAACTCGCAGTGCGTAGAGCTTCTCATTGAAAATGGTTTTGATGTCAACACTCTCTTGGCTGAACACATTTCATGTAGTTACGATGATGAAAGGAAAACCGcactttattttgctgtttctaaCAATGACATTCTTTGCACTGAAAtactgctcaaagcaggggcaAATCCAAACAAGGATCCTTTAAACTGTCTTCTTGTGGCAGTGAGAGCTGGCAACCATGAAATTGTAAGGCTGCTCCTATCTTACGGAGCAAATGTCAATTGCTACTTTATGTTGGTTAATGATACGCATTTCCCCAGCGCCATTCAGTACGCTTTGAATGATGAGGTGATGCTGAGGCTGTTGCTCAACCACGGATATAATGTGGAGATGTGTTTTGACTGTATGCATCAAGATATCTTTGGAAATTCTTTTGTGTGGTCAACTCCAGAAGAAGAGATTCTCCCTGGGTGGACTTCTTCTGTAATAAAGGATAATCCA ttctgtgactttattGCTGTTCCTTGGTTGAAACATTTAGCAGGAAAAGTGGTTCGTGTTTTAATAGATTACATGGATTATGTTCCTCTATgcacaaaaattaaatttgtcttagaaacacagaaagaatGGACAGAGATACGTCAGATATTGG ATAATCCTCGCCCATTGAAACATCTGTGTCGTCTGAAAATACGTAAACTCTTGGGGTTAAGGAGACTCCAGAAACTGTCATCCATGATGAAGTTTCCACTTCCACCAGTTCTCAAGAACTATATCCTATATAAAGAATATGATCTGTATGGAAAAGGGATATGTTTagaatag